A genomic region of Trichothermofontia sichuanensis B231 contains the following coding sequences:
- the tyrS gene encoding tyrosine--tRNA ligase, whose protein sequence is MTAEPTPPPLKPDWLYRGICEIFPDHPTAEDVNESLVYRLQQSDRPLRVKLGIDPTGTDIHLGHGIVFRKLRAFQDAGHTAVLIIGDFTARIGDPTGKSEVRRQLTAAEVAANAATYLKQLRPLLDFDTPGRLEIRYNSEWLAALDLSKVLELLGTMTVGQMLAKEGFAERYKQGNPVYLHEFLYPLMQGYDSVAVQADVELGGTDQKFNLAVGRDLQRHFGQRPQFGLLMPILLGTDGVQKMSKSLGNYVGLAEDALSMYSKLEKIPDSIIRDYFELLTNLPLDQLPKNPRDRQKLLALTVVSQFHGEEAARQAQQAAQALVMGGQAAVEAVPEFSLAAVQFPAKLFYILSASGLCRSSGEARRQIEGGAVRLAGDRVDSVDLIIDTPDDLIGKVLQVGKKKFVRLVA, encoded by the coding sequence ATGACCGCTGAACCTACACCGCCGCCCCTCAAGCCCGACTGGCTCTATCGGGGGATTTGTGAGATTTTTCCCGATCATCCCACTGCTGAGGATGTTAACGAAAGCTTGGTTTACCGCCTACAACAGAGTGATCGACCGCTGCGGGTGAAGTTGGGCATTGATCCTACGGGAACGGATATTCACCTGGGACATGGCATTGTCTTTCGTAAACTGCGGGCCTTTCAGGATGCAGGCCATACAGCGGTGTTGATTATTGGCGATTTCACAGCCCGAATTGGGGACCCTACGGGTAAATCTGAAGTTCGGCGCCAGTTAACAGCGGCAGAGGTGGCGGCCAATGCAGCAACCTATCTCAAGCAACTGCGCCCACTTTTAGATTTCGATACCCCTGGCCGATTGGAAATTCGCTACAACTCGGAGTGGTTGGCAGCGTTGGATCTGTCCAAAGTTCTAGAATTATTAGGGACAATGACCGTGGGTCAAATGTTAGCTAAAGAGGGGTTTGCTGAACGCTACAAGCAGGGAAATCCAGTCTATTTGCATGAGTTTCTCTATCCCCTGATGCAGGGGTATGATTCTGTTGCTGTGCAGGCAGATGTGGAATTAGGCGGTACGGACCAGAAGTTTAACCTGGCTGTGGGCCGGGATTTACAGCGCCATTTTGGACAGCGGCCCCAGTTTGGCTTGCTGATGCCGATTTTGCTGGGAACTGACGGGGTACAGAAAATGTCCAAATCCTTGGGTAACTATGTGGGGTTGGCAGAAGATGCCCTGAGTATGTATTCCAAGCTCGAAAAAATCCCCGATAGTATTATTCGGGACTATTTTGAACTGCTGACCAATTTACCGCTGGATCAATTGCCGAAGAACCCCCGCGATCGCCAGAAATTGCTCGCACTCACAGTTGTTAGCCAATTTCACGGAGAGGAGGCTGCTCGTCAGGCGCAGCAAGCGGCCCAAGCCTTGGTTATGGGGGGCCAAGCGGCGGTGGAGGCCGTTCCAGAATTCTCATTGGCGGCGGTCCAGTTTCCGGCTAAGTTATTTTATATCCTGAGTGCCAGTGGCCTCTGTAGGAGTAGTGGGGAAGCCCGTCGCCAGATTGAGGGGGGGGCAGTGCGGCTGGCGGGCGATCGCGTAGACAGTGTGGACCTGATCATTGACACCCCTGACGACCTCATTGGCAAAGTATTACAGGTGGGGAAAAAGAAATTTGTTCGCCTAGTCGCTTAA
- the pyrF gene encoding orotidine-5'-phosphate decarboxylase, whose translation MNTVADRLIVPLDVPSLPAAIAWVERLPQVSFWKVGLELFVSTGPAILTELKQRQKHIFLDLKFHDIPNTVAGACRAVATYGVDLVTLHAAAGPAALKAAQTAISEAATATGQAPPQLLAITVLTSLTARSLALDLKIPIELPEYALHLARLAQQQGIAGAVCSPQEVAQLREICGPHFRLVCPGVRPDWAAKGDQKRTLTPAMAVKAGADYLVIGRPITQASDPAAAFQRICDELATVV comes from the coding sequence ATGAATACAGTTGCCGATCGCCTGATTGTGCCCCTCGATGTTCCGAGCCTCCCAGCGGCGATCGCGTGGGTTGAGCGCTTACCCCAGGTCAGCTTCTGGAAAGTCGGACTGGAATTATTTGTCAGCACCGGACCCGCCATTTTGACCGAACTCAAGCAACGCCAGAAACATATTTTTTTAGACCTGAAATTCCACGATATCCCCAATACGGTGGCCGGTGCCTGTCGAGCCGTGGCGACCTATGGCGTTGATCTGGTTACCCTCCATGCCGCGGCAGGCCCCGCAGCCCTCAAAGCCGCCCAAACGGCCATCAGCGAAGCTGCCACCGCTACTGGCCAAGCACCGCCGCAATTGTTAGCCATTACCGTGTTGACAAGTCTCACAGCGCGATCGCTCGCCCTGGATCTGAAAATTCCCATAGAATTACCGGAATATGCCCTGCATCTGGCCCGCCTAGCCCAGCAACAGGGAATTGCCGGTGCCGTCTGTTCGCCCCAGGAGGTGGCCCAATTACGTGAGATCTGCGGTCCTCATTTTCGGCTGGTATGTCCCGGTGTGCGTCCGGACTGGGCGGCCAAGGGGGATCAAAAGCGGACCCTTACCCCTGCAATGGCCGTCAAAGCGGGGGCTGATTACCTGGTCATTGGTCGTCCCATCACACAAGCCTCTGACCCGGCGGCGGCCTTTCAACGCATTTGTGATGAACTGGCAACAGTGGTTTAA